A single Methanobrevibacter boviskoreani JH1 DNA region contains:
- a CDS encoding adenylate kinase — protein MTLVVLTGIPGSGSTTILNKTLEKVDYLHLNYGDVMTQIALDEGIVENRDQLRKLSPDTQKEIQKLAAAKISEQAQDGNVIVDTHCTISTPKGFLPGLPKWVLEELNPDLFILIEADPDEIIYRRLNDDSRERDIEKAKDIQLHQEMNRAASMAYATLTGATVKIIKNHDNHLPSTINKMVNLLE, from the coding sequence ATGACATTAGTAGTTTTAACTGGTATTCCAGGTTCTGGAAGTACTACAATACTTAATAAAACATTAGAAAAAGTCGATTATCTTCATTTAAATTATGGGGATGTCATGACTCAAATTGCTCTTGATGAAGGTATTGTTGAAAATAGGGATCAGTTAAGAAAATTATCTCCTGATACTCAGAAGGAAATTCAAAAACTTGCTGCTGCAAAAATTAGTGAACAAGCTCAGGACGGAAATGTTATAGTAGATACCCATTGTACTATAAGTACTCCTAAAGGTTTTTTACCTGGACTTCCAAAATGGGTTCTTGAAGAATTGAATCCTGATTTATTCATTTTAATTGAAGCAGATCCTGATGAAATCATTTATAGGAGATTAAATGATGATAGTAGGGAAAGAGATATTGAAAAAGCTAAAGATATTCAATTACATCAAGAAATGAATAGGGCAGCTTCTATGGCTTATGCTACTTTGACTGGAGCTACCGTTAAAATAATTAAAAATCATGATAATCATTTACCTTCCACTATTAATAAGATGGTAAATCTTTTAGAATAA